In the Colwellia sp. 20A7 genome, one interval contains:
- the minE gene encoding cell division topological specificity factor MinE, translated as MALLNYFLRKKEKQVTTASKAKERLQIIVAHERNSRNKQPDYLPQLTEDILQVLRKYIKVSDETFSINLDKKDGDLNVLELNIELHDELNKDN; from the coding sequence ATGGCACTATTAAATTACTTTTTACGTAAAAAAGAAAAACAGGTAACCACCGCTTCTAAAGCGAAAGAGCGTCTGCAAATTATCGTTGCGCATGAGCGTAATAGTCGTAATAAACAACCAGATTACTTACCGCAGCTCACCGAAGATATTCTTCAAGTTTTGCGTAAATACATTAAAGTGTCTGACGAAACATTCTCAATCAACCTTGATAAAAAAGATGGCGATTTGAATGTGTTAGAGCTCAATATTGAATTACATGATGAGCTAAACAAAGACAATTAA
- a CDS encoding NADPH-dependent FMN reductase yields MKFLIFLGTTRDSTPPKPARLGLRVAKACIDALDYPLESVFKPYFSYASSKAPTALSALAEKIESADGFVMISPEYNHSMSPALSNLLNHFGSSLFSYKPSAIVTYSAGQWGGMRAAIGMRTFLSELGCLSVSAMIHIPKAQEVLTEDGAIATHEDQRAWFNYFGRTFYQLDWWAQATKNQRDKIDPHNRMSDFKKDPSQRNAP; encoded by the coding sequence ATGAAATTTTTAATATTTTTGGGCACAACACGTGATAGTACGCCGCCAAAACCAGCTCGCCTTGGTTTGCGTGTTGCTAAAGCTTGTATAGATGCATTGGACTACCCATTAGAGTCTGTATTTAAACCATATTTTTCTTATGCGAGCAGTAAAGCCCCAACGGCTTTAAGTGCACTTGCTGAAAAAATTGAGTCTGCTGATGGCTTTGTTATGATAAGTCCTGAATATAATCATTCTATGAGCCCAGCACTGTCTAACTTACTTAACCACTTTGGTAGTTCTTTATTTTCATATAAACCCAGTGCCATTGTCACTTATTCAGCAGGACAGTGGGGTGGCATGCGAGCGGCAATAGGAATGCGAACATTTCTGTCTGAGCTGGGCTGTCTTTCTGTATCGGCCATGATTCATATCCCAAAAGCACAAGAAGTATTAACCGAGGATGGGGCTATAGCAACACATGAAGATCAAAGAGCTTGGTTTAATTACTTTGGTCGCACATTTTACCAGTTAGATTGGTGGGCTCAAGCTACAAAGAATCAACGAGATAAAATTGACCCACACAACAGAATGAGTGACTTTAAAAAAGACCCTTCTCAAAGAAATGCTCCTTAA
- the minD gene encoding septum site-determining protein MinD: MARIIVVTSGKGGVGKTTSSAAIGLGLALKGHKVVLIDFDIGLRNLDLIMGCERRVVYDFVNVINGEATLNQALIKDKRVSSLSILPASQTRDKDALNKESVGKVLEELGKSFDFIVCDSPAGIEAGAMMALYYADEAIVTTNPEVSSVRDSDRILGMLASRSRRAELGLEPIKEHLLLTRYSPKRVDEGEMLSVEDVKDILSIPLLGVIPESQAVLKASNAGEPVILDTESDAGQAYQDVIDRLLGETVEFRFLVAEKKGIFSRMFGG, encoded by the coding sequence ATGGCACGGATAATAGTAGTTACATCAGGTAAAGGCGGTGTTGGTAAAACAACATCAAGTGCTGCCATTGGTCTTGGCTTAGCGTTAAAAGGTCATAAAGTTGTCTTAATAGATTTTGATATTGGCTTACGTAATCTAGATTTAATTATGGGTTGCGAACGTCGAGTGGTATACGATTTTGTTAACGTAATTAACGGCGAAGCAACCTTAAATCAAGCACTTATTAAAGATAAACGTGTTAGCAGTTTGTCGATTTTACCTGCTTCGCAAACACGTGATAAAGATGCATTAAATAAAGAAAGTGTTGGTAAAGTATTGGAAGAGCTTGGTAAAAGCTTCGATTTTATTGTCTGTGATTCACCTGCGGGTATTGAAGCCGGTGCAATGATGGCACTTTATTATGCTGATGAAGCTATAGTAACAACAAATCCTGAAGTATCTTCAGTACGTGATTCAGATCGTATTTTAGGTATGCTTGCTAGCCGTTCGCGCAGAGCTGAGCTCGGCCTAGAGCCTATTAAAGAACATTTGTTATTAACCCGCTATTCGCCTAAACGTGTAGATGAAGGCGAAATGCTGAGTGTTGAAGATGTTAAAGATATCCTTTCAATCCCCTTATTAGGTGTTATTCCCGAGTCACAAGCAGTACTTAAAGCCTCCAATGCCGGTGAGCCAGTAATTCTTGATACTGAAAGTGATGCAGGTCAAGCTTACCAAGACGTAATTGATCGCCTGTTAGGTGAAACTGTAGAATTTAGATTTTTAGTTGCCGAGAAAAAAGGCATATTTAGTCGTATGTTTGGAGGATAA
- the dld gene encoding D-lactate dehydrogenase, giving the protein MSKQIRQNHQNETFNSANEQDSVLSPNEVLTKLTTVLGASNIQADPEKNEHYRMGWRSGGGSALAVLFPQTLLDIWYCLETCVAGNCIIIMQAAKTGLTEGSTPNGNDYDRPVVVINTLAMDQLYLINNNEQVIGLPGATLHQLQNQLKSVNRSPHSVIGSSSLGATVVGGVANNSGGALVKRGPAYTELALYAQINEHGKLSLVNHLEIELGNSPEEILANLQQGNFNKTTAKSEKLASDKEYIARVSDVNASTPSRFNADKRRLYEASGCAGKLAVFAVRLDTYPNAIKEKSFYIGSNDVGELAELRKKILSSFENTPEVGEYMHRDIFDISAKYGKDTFLSVHHLGTDALPKLFSIKGRIDTILNKVSWLPKHFTDKAMQLIAKAFPQHLPKRMLEYRDKYEHHLIIKMSDDGIQEAETFLESFFSSSNTGAYFNCSDDEASRAYLHRFAAAGAALRYEVIHEKEVGEILALDIAIPRNEVDWLEKLPSDITQQLEKKLYYGHFFCYVFHQDYILKKGADAKLVKKKMLQLLNERGAKYPAEHNVGHLYDAEPDLKNFYQALDPTNTFNPGIGKMSKNKRNCACCL; this is encoded by the coding sequence ATGAGCAAGCAAATAAGACAAAATCATCAAAATGAAACTTTCAATTCAGCCAATGAGCAAGATAGCGTATTAAGCCCGAATGAAGTGCTAACCAAGTTAACAACAGTCTTGGGTGCAAGTAATATACAAGCGGACCCAGAAAAAAATGAGCATTACAGAATGGGTTGGCGTTCTGGTGGTGGCAGTGCGCTTGCTGTATTGTTCCCACAAACGTTACTTGATATTTGGTATTGTTTAGAAACCTGCGTGGCAGGTAACTGCATTATTATTATGCAAGCTGCTAAAACAGGGTTAACTGAAGGCTCTACACCCAATGGTAATGATTACGACAGACCCGTTGTTGTGATTAATACCTTAGCAATGGATCAACTGTATTTAATTAATAATAATGAACAAGTCATTGGTTTACCCGGTGCAACTTTACACCAGTTGCAAAACCAACTTAAATCAGTAAACAGATCACCGCACTCAGTTATAGGCTCATCTAGCTTGGGTGCTACTGTTGTCGGAGGTGTTGCTAATAATTCAGGTGGTGCGCTGGTAAAAAGAGGTCCTGCGTATACTGAACTAGCTTTATATGCACAAATAAATGAACACGGTAAACTTAGTTTAGTTAACCATTTAGAAATCGAATTAGGTAATTCACCTGAAGAAATCCTTGCTAACTTACAACAAGGAAACTTTAATAAAACCACAGCTAAAAGTGAAAAATTAGCCTCAGATAAAGAGTATATTGCAAGGGTTAGTGATGTTAACGCAAGCACACCGAGCCGTTTTAATGCCGATAAACGTAGGCTTTATGAAGCCAGTGGTTGTGCTGGTAAGCTAGCCGTATTTGCTGTTCGTTTAGATACCTATCCTAACGCTATTAAAGAAAAATCTTTCTATATAGGCAGTAATGATGTCGGTGAACTTGCCGAATTACGCAAGAAAATTTTGTCTAGTTTTGAGAATACCCCTGAAGTAGGCGAATATATGCATCGTGATATATTCGATATCTCGGCTAAATATGGCAAAGACACCTTTTTAAGTGTGCATCATTTGGGTACCGATGCTTTGCCTAAACTTTTTTCCATTAAAGGGCGTATTGACACAATACTTAATAAGGTTTCTTGGTTACCTAAACACTTTACAGACAAAGCAATGCAGTTGATAGCCAAAGCCTTTCCACAGCATTTACCTAAACGTATGCTCGAATATCGCGACAAGTACGAGCATCATTTAATTATTAAAATGAGTGATGACGGTATTCAAGAAGCAGAAACATTCTTAGAAAGCTTTTTTTCATCATCCAATACAGGTGCTTACTTTAATTGTAGTGACGATGAAGCGAGTAGGGCATATCTTCACCGTTTTGCCGCCGCAGGTGCCGCATTAAGGTATGAAGTTATTCATGAAAAAGAAGTGGGTGAAATATTAGCACTCGATATCGCTATTCCTCGTAATGAAGTTGATTGGCTTGAAAAATTACCCAGTGACATTACCCAACAACTAGAAAAAAAACTCTATTACGGGCACTTCTTCTGTTATGTTTTCCATCAAGATTACATCTTAAAAAAAGGAGCAGATGCTAAGCTTGTTAAGAAAAAGATGCTACAACTACTTAATGAAAGAGGGGCTAAATATCCTGCGGAACATAATGTAGGGCATTTGTATGACGCTGAACCCGATCTAAAGAATTTTTATCAGGCGCTTGACCCAACCAATACCTTTAACCCGGGCATTGGTAAAATGTCAAAAAACAAACGAAACTGTGCTTGTTGTTTATAA
- a CDS encoding DUF904 domain-containing protein, with protein sequence MLENTLPQLEQLIEQIIEKNNHLKSQVAELEQQKSVLVEENEMLQLEALEGEEKQKQTSTVLTNLLGKLQSVEELS encoded by the coding sequence ATGTTAGAAAATACTCTCCCACAACTCGAACAACTGATTGAACAAATCATTGAAAAAAATAACCACCTAAAAAGCCAAGTGGCTGAATTAGAGCAGCAAAAATCAGTGCTGGTTGAAGAAAATGAAATGTTGCAATTGGAAGCACTTGAAGGTGAAGAAAAACAAAAGCAAACAAGTACAGTTTTAACAAACCTACTAGGTAAATTACAAAGTGTAGAAGAGCTAAGTTAA
- the rnk gene encoding nucleoside diphosphate kinase regulator — translation MNKQPEITISSLDADRLYDLIESLPNDGLVGINELEKELARANIVEPSEVPPTIVTMNSTVKFSVESSQEEFLLTLVYPKDIDASGQKISILAPVGSALLGLSQGDQIEWPKPGGGLIKVIIKEITYQPERAGELHR, via the coding sequence ATGAACAAACAACCAGAAATCACTATTTCATCATTAGATGCAGACAGATTGTATGATTTAATTGAATCATTACCCAATGACGGATTAGTTGGCATAAATGAACTTGAAAAAGAACTTGCGCGAGCAAATATTGTGGAGCCTTCAGAAGTGCCTCCTACTATTGTAACAATGAATTCCACCGTTAAGTTCTCTGTTGAATCTTCGCAAGAAGAATTTCTGTTAACATTAGTATACCCAAAAGACATTGATGCTAGTGGCCAAAAAATATCAATTCTAGCGCCTGTTGGCAGTGCATTACTGGGGCTTTCTCAAGGCGATCAAATTGAATGGCCAAAACCTGGTGGTGGGTTGATAAAAGTAATAATTAAAGAGATAACCTATCAGCCAGAAAGAGCAGGTGAGTTACATCGATAA
- a CDS encoding pentapeptide repeat-containing protein — protein MNNLTNDINSIHDQDFIDIKYAEQKISNKEFYNCHFKSCDFNGTIFMNCEFTYCTFIECNLNNVAVNNSKFVEIEFNNCKVIGVNWTMAHWRDFMLSAPLTFKKCLINSSSFYGLALEKVIIEECRAHDVDFREANVKNGSFSHTDLRDSLFNKTNLTGVNFSEAVNYDINIKNNIITNATFCRYEAVRLLSGLDINLID, from the coding sequence TTGAATAACTTAACTAACGATATTAATAGTATCCATGATCAAGATTTCATTGATATTAAATATGCCGAACAGAAAATTTCAAACAAAGAGTTTTATAACTGTCATTTTAAGTCTTGTGACTTTAATGGCACTATTTTTATGAATTGTGAATTTACTTATTGTACATTTATAGAATGTAATCTGAATAATGTCGCTGTAAATAATAGTAAGTTTGTCGAAATTGAGTTCAATAATTGCAAAGTTATTGGTGTTAACTGGACTATGGCCCATTGGCGTGATTTCATGCTATCAGCACCGTTAACTTTTAAAAAATGCCTGATTAACTCATCTTCTTTTTATGGACTAGCATTAGAAAAAGTAATTATTGAAGAATGTCGTGCACACGATGTGGATTTTAGAGAAGCTAATGTAAAGAACGGCAGTTTTTCTCACACCGATTTACGTGATAGTTTATTTAATAAGACTAATCTCACCGGTGTCAATTTTAGTGAAGCAGTAAATTACGATATTAATATAAAAAACAATATCATTACCAATGCGACTTTTTGTCGTTACGAAGCCGTCAGACTATTAAGTGGCTTAGATATAAACTTAATCGATTAA
- the minC gene encoding septum site-determining protein MinC codes for MADASIEFKGSSFTLSVLHLKSSELADIRADLTKKVAQAPDFFYLVPVVVNIEQLSCSIDYQAVKNLVAEFNFTFVGFTGAVTKEQRLHIRELGFSFVNTAKANTSPKPAVAKKSEVKEATVEAPKVDEHLYTDKVHRGQIRSGQQIYAKDQNLVIIGSVSAGAEVIADGNIHVYGSLRGRAIAGAKGHHKAQIYCQNLEAELVSINGNYWLSESMEENWGSPAFIHLTDSELTSSKLI; via the coding sequence ATGGCTGATGCCAGTATTGAGTTTAAAGGGTCAAGTTTTACCCTATCCGTTTTACATTTGAAATCGTCTGAATTAGCTGATATTCGGGCAGATTTAACAAAAAAAGTTGCCCAAGCCCCTGACTTTTTTTATCTAGTACCCGTTGTGGTCAATATTGAACAACTCTCGTGTTCAATTGATTACCAAGCGGTAAAAAACTTAGTTGCAGAATTCAATTTTACTTTTGTTGGTTTTACTGGTGCAGTAACAAAAGAACAACGTCTTCATATTCGTGAACTGGGTTTTTCTTTTGTTAATACAGCAAAAGCAAATACCTCACCAAAACCCGCGGTAGCAAAGAAGAGCGAAGTAAAAGAAGCTACTGTAGAAGCCCCGAAAGTTGATGAACATTTATATACTGACAAAGTACACCGAGGTCAAATACGATCGGGTCAGCAAATTTATGCTAAAGATCAAAACTTAGTGATTATTGGCTCAGTATCAGCTGGTGCAGAAGTGATCGCAGATGGCAACATACATGTATATGGTTCGTTACGCGGCAGAGCAATTGCCGGTGCAAAAGGTCATCATAAAGCACAAATATATTGCCAAAACCTTGAAGCTGAATTGGTCTCAATCAATGGTAACTATTGGCTAAGCGAGTCAATGGAAGAAAATTGGGGTTCACCAGCATTTATACATTTGACGGATAGTGAATTAACGTCATCAAAGCTTATTTAA
- a CDS encoding putative porin, translated as MKTYAAILGLSLLSSATLANNYNTQIDVDYFSVDSFDTVKLEGTYYLNNVTTNNTAWSEAAFMGRNTSASLSYTNFDSDAYQLVLGGDYYNNDLFVGLDVAFTDVDGGSSDTTVVGEVGYFFAKNWMVSVSANDEDFSDSLALNTKYIAVLSEGRFVNFEVSYLNFDNDFISAADYFWTPQSSVGLSLSTEEGINGTIRAQHFFTPAVSLRLEYVSLEDSDDGFLLGLTGRF; from the coding sequence ATGAAAACATATGCAGCAATCTTAGGTTTATCTTTACTTTCTTCAGCGACTCTCGCGAATAACTACAACACTCAAATCGATGTAGATTACTTCAGTGTTGATAGTTTTGACACAGTTAAACTTGAAGGCACATATTACCTTAACAACGTTACAACAAATAATACAGCTTGGTCAGAAGCGGCATTTATGGGTAGAAATACCAGCGCTAGCTTAAGCTACACGAACTTTGATAGCGATGCATACCAATTAGTATTAGGTGGCGATTATTACAACAACGATCTTTTTGTTGGTTTAGATGTTGCTTTTACAGATGTTGATGGCGGAAGTAGCGACACCACAGTTGTTGGTGAGGTTGGTTATTTCTTTGCTAAAAACTGGATGGTTTCAGTATCAGCTAATGATGAAGATTTTTCTGATTCTTTAGCCTTAAATACTAAATACATTGCTGTATTAAGTGAAGGTAGATTTGTTAACTTTGAAGTTTCTTACTTGAACTTTGATAACGACTTTATTTCAGCAGCGGATTACTTTTGGACACCACAATCAAGTGTAGGTTTAAGTCTTTCTACTGAAGAAGGTATTAACGGTACAATACGTGCTCAACACTTTTTTACTCCAGCTGTTTCATTACGTCTTGAATATGTCTCATTAGAAGATAGTGATGATGGATTTCTATTAGGTTTAACAGGTCGTTTTTAA
- a CDS encoding alpha/beta hydrolase family protein, protein MKKLKYRRTLSLTLCTLLLNMIVTPVYAAIEQELSLKGDNYQIPAVLTLPDLQSLKPLPVVIMLHGTASNKNEVGNLFKHLAEKLAKQNVASIRFDFAGSGASSVDYKVYNLENAVNDVVNVHQFIQQQKQLEHKSIHLLGFSQGGLIAQLAAVNETLPVASVVTWSSVAGDGIGSFEPFFAQYEQEAISNGFAEIKYPWLDKPLNFSHQWFEQIRNNTSLTQLATYQGALLAIAGNADKTVHWQNSLSLIKGAKQAQTSLYLIKNANHIFNVLAENSAELNSDQSLTEELLAITEHYFIEQTKQ, encoded by the coding sequence ATGAAAAAATTAAAATATCGTCGTACATTGTCACTAACTTTATGTACTCTTTTACTTAATATGATTGTAACGCCTGTTTACGCAGCTATTGAGCAAGAATTATCGCTTAAGGGAGATAACTATCAAATTCCTGCAGTATTAACATTACCAGATTTACAATCATTAAAACCGCTCCCCGTTGTTATTATGTTGCATGGTACCGCTTCAAATAAGAATGAAGTGGGTAATTTATTTAAACATTTAGCAGAAAAGCTCGCCAAACAGAATGTTGCTTCTATACGCTTTGATTTCGCAGGATCCGGCGCAAGTAGTGTCGATTATAAAGTTTACAATCTAGAAAACGCAGTAAATGATGTAGTTAACGTGCATCAGTTTATTCAGCAACAAAAGCAGCTTGAACATAAATCTATTCATTTATTGGGGTTTAGCCAAGGAGGCCTCATTGCCCAGTTAGCAGCAGTTAATGAGACATTACCTGTAGCGTCAGTGGTTACTTGGTCAAGTGTCGCTGGCGATGGTATTGGCAGCTTTGAGCCATTTTTTGCACAATACGAACAAGAAGCAATAAGTAACGGCTTTGCTGAAATAAAATATCCTTGGCTCGATAAACCATTAAATTTTAGTCATCAATGGTTTGAGCAAATACGTAATAACACTAGTCTTACCCAATTGGCTACGTATCAAGGCGCATTACTCGCAATAGCAGGAAATGCAGATAAAACAGTGCATTGGCAAAATTCTCTTTCATTAATAAAAGGAGCAAAACAAGCACAAACATCTCTGTATTTAATCAAGAATGCTAATCATATATTCAATGTATTAGCTGAAAACAGCGCTGAGTTGAACAGTGATCAATCCCTTACGGAGGAATTATTAGCAATAACAGAACACTATTTTATTGAGCAAACTAAACAATAA
- a CDS encoding DUF262 domain-containing protein: MAIITKDIITVKQLLELPLMIPPYQRPYKWQAHNVNQLIEDVMLHRNKSRYRLGTVVLHQEKLHEESSVVGEADKLSIVDGQQRLLTLALLYSLLDKNSMITPAIFSHAFQSNITITNLKHNAAVINSRLNQLSESVREELVDFILHKCEVISIRLDDLSEAFQFFDSQNARGKELAPYDLLKAFHLREMENNTQAERIECVANWEKEVSPDKNVAVNLETIMSDYLFRVRRWCKGLSGAYFSRHTIAEFKGVNLTSTPYPFTMPFRAIDYMVGQYNEDKVRAWDMKNMHYPFQIDQTMINGKRFFEYIHYYINVYQTLFLQGTEALHHLITTIEGYEGKSRVGDHYVKNLFYCSVLHYYDKFGDVELENAAKLCFVWSYQIRLKQHRVPIESIDNHAMSHGSIFSVISNALHPHEVLTMVVKPMKTSDIKGTKIDGLASKFKLLGYLSND; encoded by the coding sequence ATGGCAATAATCACTAAAGACATTATTACGGTAAAGCAGTTACTTGAGTTACCGTTAATGATACCTCCTTATCAGCGGCCGTATAAATGGCAAGCGCATAATGTGAATCAACTAATTGAAGATGTGATGCTACACCGTAATAAAAGCCGTTATCGCTTAGGGACGGTTGTCTTACATCAAGAAAAGTTGCATGAAGAGTCATCGGTTGTAGGAGAGGCGGATAAACTATCTATTGTTGACGGGCAACAGCGCTTGTTAACCTTAGCGCTGTTATATTCGCTATTAGATAAAAACAGCATGATAACACCTGCAATATTTAGCCATGCGTTTCAATCAAACATCACCATTACTAATTTAAAACACAATGCCGCGGTGATTAATAGCCGATTGAATCAGTTGAGTGAGTCAGTAAGAGAAGAGCTGGTTGATTTTATACTGCACAAGTGTGAAGTGATTTCGATACGTCTTGATGATTTAAGTGAAGCCTTTCAGTTTTTTGATTCACAAAATGCCCGTGGTAAAGAGCTAGCCCCTTATGATTTGCTTAAAGCGTTTCATTTACGTGAAATGGAAAATAATACTCAAGCCGAACGCATTGAGTGTGTCGCTAATTGGGAGAAAGAAGTTAGCCCCGATAAAAACGTGGCTGTGAATTTGGAAACCATTATGAGCGACTATTTGTTTAGGGTGCGTCGCTGGTGTAAAGGCTTGTCGGGAGCGTATTTTAGCCGTCATACTATTGCTGAATTTAAAGGTGTTAATTTAACCTCTACTCCTTATCCTTTTACTATGCCCTTTAGAGCGATTGATTATATGGTAGGGCAGTATAATGAAGACAAAGTAAGGGCATGGGATATGAAAAATATGCATTATCCCTTTCAAATTGACCAAACTATGATTAATGGTAAGCGCTTTTTTGAGTATATTCATTACTACATAAACGTCTACCAAACACTGTTTTTACAAGGCACTGAAGCTCTTCATCATCTTATTACTACGATTGAGGGTTACGAAGGAAAAAGTCGGGTAGGTGATCATTATGTTAAAAATTTATTCTATTGCTCTGTTTTACATTATTACGACAAATTCGGTGATGTTGAGTTAGAAAACGCGGCAAAGTTGTGTTTTGTGTGGAGTTATCAAATTCGTTTAAAACAACACCGTGTACCAATTGAGTCGATTGATAATCATGCCATGAGTCATGGCAGTATTTTTTCAGTGATTAGTAATGCGCTACATCCACATGAAGTATTAACTATGGTGGTTAAACCCATGAAAACCTCTGATATTAAAGGCACCAAAATAGACGGTTTGGCGAGTAAGTTTAAGTTATTGGGGTACCTTAGTAATGATTAA
- a CDS encoding cell division protein ZapA, giving the protein MLAEDSNGLSIEIMGKQHQFSCSAEQAEDLKQAVNNLTAMCNDIKQQKSAASRERTLLVASINLSYSLLMANKEISHYQHGEEALIAKLKSAL; this is encoded by the coding sequence ATGTTAGCCGAAGACTCTAATGGACTCAGCATTGAAATTATGGGCAAGCAACATCAGTTTTCTTGCTCAGCTGAACAAGCAGAGGATTTAAAACAGGCAGTGAATAATCTCACTGCTATGTGTAATGACATTAAGCAACAAAAGTCCGCGGCTAGTAGAGAGCGAACTTTATTGGTGGCCTCAATTAATTTAAGTTATTCGCTCCTTATGGCAAATAAAGAAATTAGTCATTATCAACATGGCGAAGAGGCCTTAATTGCTAAACTAAAAAGCGCGTTGTAA